The Canis lupus familiaris isolate Mischka breed German Shepherd chromosome 7, alternate assembly UU_Cfam_GSD_1.0, whole genome shotgun sequence nucleotide sequence GGTCTCTAcatgaaacaaaatacaaaaggtATCTTAGAATAAACTCCcaggagagaaaaacagcaaaataaaccaTCTGAACACAAGTATGTAcgttcaaaagttaaaaaaaaaaaaaaaaaaagtaaaacacataaTTTGTAATCTTAGCCATAGTTCAACCGTCAGTCCAACTAGTGTCCATGAGGATTCATGTCTGATATCATGCAGGTGAACCTGATGCCACAGATGTCCATTTGTGATCAGAACATTCCCTTCATCACTGGACTTACCACCTGTGGGAGAATCTTCTGCACTCCAAAATACTGTGGCTGACGTTCCAGTTGTTCATGACAACAGAGCCTAACATTCAGTTTCAATTAATAAAAGTCTTGTTGGCAATTAGAAAGATTTTCTATAGGCAGGAAAGATGAAGTGCAAATTTACCACGAATGTTCTGAAGCAAGTATTTCCCAACTCCTATGCTTTATTGGGCAGAAGTTTTTTGGGTGTTACTGGTCTCTTGGTCTGCCATAAATGACTATGAATGGTAATCGCATCAACACTGGCAGATAAAGTTTTAGCAGGTATGTGGCTAAACTGTTTCCGGTCAGAATTATATTTGTAAAGTCCCTCAATCATTTTTTTAGTGATAGATTTAGGGCCTATCCCCGTCAGTTTGTTAATTTCTTCAGTTTCTGGGCAATAAGTATACAAAGACCTGAATTGGCAGCCTGAATCCCGGAACAAGATTAAAAAGTTGTTGGCATCTgacttctccatttcctttagaataaaaaaacaaaaacaaaacaataaaaactcttAAACATTTTGctgtataaaatttatataattgttTTACACCTATCTTGGTTAAATATTATgacatgatttaaaatataaattccgAAGAgccaaaataaaatgtgtattataaaAGCAAAGTACACTTGAATAAAAATGTATGCAAACACTTCACTTCTGAAGTTCTGTTGGCTCTGTGTGGATATGATTATCGTGCAGGAAACTTCTAGAGATATGAAATATTTGCTAATCTTGATCTTAGTCAAACAACCATTAACAAACCAGGTGCTGATTATCAACCTTGCAATacagcctcattttaaaaaaggaaaattatattacCTACATTTATGAAACATGAACAAGTAGCTCTAGGCAAGAAAAGAATTCATAATTTTACATTATTCTTGAAGTCTATTCTAGTCTTAATTAAGTCTGAAGTCTTCTAACACCCCATTTGAAAGTGAACTAACTCAGTCTAAAATTGAAACATAGCTACAGATCTCTTATGGGCTGTTGATATCCTAGGAGGAGATGAAGAGTATTTTCTCTTGGATCGGTAGCTGAGAAGACTCTTTACAATTTTAGAATGTTGCCAAATTTAATTTTCATGCAAATGTGCTTAcctccagtatttttttcttctgacctTCATTTACTTTTCCAGCCAAACAGCAATGAGCTAAAGCATTCTGTATTATGTGCTTATTGGATTTTGCACTGGGTTCTTTGTAGAGCTTTGGTCCTGTGGTAAGAATTcagcagcaaaataaaaaatagcattcCTAAGTCAGAACACTACTATGTTTAAATGATATAATTGTTCCTATACTGAGGAATCACtaacaaaaaatcaaaatctgtGTCTAAAGGCCTCTGACTAGCTATACTCCAATCAGAACATTGTTTTATCCACACTGCGATACATCTTAGGGATGTTCCAAGGCTGCTGTGAGACGGCAGTGCTGGAAATCAGACAGGGCTATGTAATTGCCACACTGTCTGCTTCGCCTTCTTTCTGAAGTCTGGTAATGTTATTGGTGAATTTAAAGCAAAATGGGTCCATGAGTaattgtaacttttaaaaagagaagaaaaagcttcatttttctcttcatccacatgtctgagtttttttttcttttttttaaatctttttttttttttttaatttatatttatttatgatagtcacacacagagagagagagagagagagaggcagagacacaggcagagggagaagcaggctccatgcaccgggagcccaatgtgggattcgatcccgggtctccaggatcgtgccctgggctaaaggcaggcgctaaaccgctgcgccacccagggatcccatgtctgAGTTTTCTTAAAGCATTTGTTATCTTTAACCAATAATTCTACTCCTCAGTCTGCAAAGTACAGAAGCATCTTCTGCCATTTTCCTGGAACGTTCCTACTATGAAGGGTAATACAGTACAGACTCCCTACTTCATTCTCACTAAACTCTGTCCTGGAAGGCAAGGACTGTCCTTACCCTCAGCAGTGAGCTGAGAAACCAGTTAcctgtgtgaaaaaaaatcagccctGATTTGCAGCATTTACCTATTTCTGTGATAGAAGTCACTCCTACCATGACTAGGATATCAAGCTACTAATGGTTCTGCAGCCTGCATAACTCCTGAAAATTTAGCAGTTTCTAGAGCCCTATGGTACGAGCTCATCTGGCACACCACTGCAACTCTAGCTCTAGATCTGGAACACTGCCTGGCAGATAGGATTGTTAAGTGAACgtagagaagcagagggaaaaacaaggaaatcctgTCCAATCCCCGGCATTAGGGGTGTCAAAGTGACCACAGGAGCGGAGTACATGTGGGAAGTTAGCAAGTTCTAACCTCTTTAGGTCTTCATGGGGCTTCCGTTTCCAGTGGGTCACATGCAGAGGGAGGCacactccctgccccctgctcttcCCCTCTGCACATCCTCCTATGCCTTTCCACTTTAGATCTCAAGGGCTGTTCATATTTCTTCtcctgcttcatttctttttaagtgttttacatTCTCTTCttcaatttgcttttgtttcagtAATGCCCACCCAAACAAAGCTCGAGAGGATCTGATGGGAGGCTGGATGCCCTCCTGGATCCAATGTACTCTTCTTATGTTTCAGAACCTCCTTAagacttttggggttttttttttttagtaggctctatgcccaacatggagcttaaaCTCACCAACCCTaggtcaagagttgcacgctccactgagccagccaggtgctacCTCCTCTCCCTTACACCTTGgcttaatatatttgaaagatgcACAACTCTAGATATCTAAAATCCCAATGTTAGAGAGGCCTTTGTGGATTCTAGCCTTTTCTCAGTACAATACTCAGGACCTATGTATTGCTGATAGAATTTCTCTAAAAATGAGTACTACTCATTTTGCTTAGAAATTGATTTCAAGTCATCTGACACAAGTTACTACCTCCGTAAGTGCAACCGTATCAAGAAACTGACCTCCCTGAAAGGGACCATCTGCACTCcgtgttccctttttttttttttttttaatttttatttatttatgatagtcacagagagagagagagaggcagagacacaggcagagggagaatcaggctccatgcaccaggagcctgacatgggattcgatcccaggtctccaggatcatgccctgggccaaaggcaggcgccaaaccgctgcgccacccagggatccccctgcacTCCGTGTTCCTGATCACTCTCCATGTCTAGACCAAGAGACGAGCCCATGAAGCTTTCATTAGTAGAGCCTGTATTTGTTCTCATGACTGTGGTAAATTGTCTCCCTAAAAATGTAGACTCTGACCTGTGTATTCTGTTCCAGAAGCTACTGAAGAGGTTGTCGATGCATTTTCCCAGTCCTTCTCCCCATTTCGACTGCCGCAACGACTTGGAGACAGGAAGCCTTCTACAGACTCAGATCTGAATGgtaaataagacatttttttaatgccTCAAACAGAAGAATATTTGGGGTCAGAAGGGGTATACCTGACAGtaccaaacaaaataaagcttaaaaatcaaaagatggTGTAACTGCCTTATTCACAGCTATATATCCAAGAGCCTGGACAGAACAGGCATTCCGTAAGTACTTGCTCACTGAAAGGATGAATGTTTTTCCATATGAAAATGGCAATGGCTGCGATAGGTTGGTAATACAAAGATCAAAACTCAAAGCTCATGCCTGTCATGACCTTCTCTTTGTATACAGGTATTATAGTGTAATGTAATGAAACAGGACTTTCAGTTTCTAATCTACATCCCAGAGAGACAATAAAAAAGATCCCTCGTAAGTTAGGCAGCCTACTTTGGAATTATTCTATGGGGACAAAAGTAGAGAGGCAGGCACTTAAATGAAGTACTAATTCTGAACACTATGACTACCATAACCATATCAGCAATTACTGTTAATGTTCTACAGTTTATAACAAAGTATTTTATCAATATCAGTAACCCTAAAATCCTAGAAGATACAAAAGTCAAATATGAATAGACCACTTTATATGTAAATTTCTTTTAACAGAAACACAAATAGTCCCAAtcaggaaactataaaaatttgtGTTATGATCCATTCattataaaatacaacaaaattgcAGGAAACATTCTTTTCAGTGAAAAATGTTCACATTATGGATTTACCTTGGTGTCCTCTTGCCTGAATGCACACTCTCGTTGTCACCTGTGTTCAGTGATGCCAAAGAAAGGCTAGAGACTGAAAAAACACGATAAATTCGTGAtcctgaataaaaacaaaattagaaatttaaaaggagCAACTAGAAAAGAGTCTGTTCATTAGATAACACCAGCATATGAAAACTGCGcttctgtggtttttctttttttaatcttttactcTAAACCTGTAGTATGCCTGCATGCATATATGCATAATTTACTTACAATTAGCAGTGTACCtacttttgagaaataaaactaattgCTGTTAAAAGGAAGTGATAATATGAGACACTGATATTCTAGCTGTAAGAAAAGagttaacaaaagaaatttaaaagaataaaatatatttaggaatatGTAATTCCTACATCGGaaaataatttactaattttAGTACAGGGTATCAAGAAATTTTGTTGGCTAGAAAAGGCAGAGTTCTCTTTAAACAGTCAGTGttatgttgttatttttcctcagttttgGAGTAACTATGGGAATTCTCTAAAATTTTCCATGgtgcttagttttaaaaaatgtatgtatttttaaaagtgagtatGTGTCCTAAATTTCAGGATTCGACTCTCAACTCCAAATATTATAGATTTGGACATGTGACCATTTCTGTCTTAAAGAAGGGCCTCATGAACTCTTGCTTTTATATTCCTTATCATACTAATGTATTTCTTACGTATTTCTACGCATACAGTATTTACCCTTAAATGGACAAGCATAGAAAGGGTAATTAACAATTCAGAGAGATTAATATCTGAGAGCAGAGTTCCCTAATCAGTTAGTATTTACACTGGATGCTTTAGCACTCACACTGGCTCTAATgaatatatgcatgcacacataacACActtaagtcataaaaaaaaacaaaaacaaaaacaaaaaaaacccaaaatgacaTTTGCTCATTTTGGCTTTCCAAATTAGGAGCATGCGTCATCTCAAGTAGTGTACCCAATTTAGCATTCCAAAGCACAGTCGAGTTAGTATGAAAACCAGGCTGGTGTTTTTTTATGAACAGACTCTTCATAATAAGCTGTGTTACCTGGAGGACCTTTTATTGGTGTTTTGGGAGACTCAATATGATCTCTGTGAATAGATTTTGGGcgctgttttttttgttttgctatttgagGACGGGGTTTGATTACTGTATCCATGTCTTCCATTAGTTTCAATTGTTTTCGCCTCATGTACTCTTGTCTGATAAATTCTCTGCGCGCTCGCTCATCTTCCTTCTTCTGACGCTCTTCCTCAGTTTTACGCCTAAGAAACCAAATGGTTACATTTCTTATTCTGCACACTAAAGAAACCAGACATTGGGGAGTATGGCTTTGATGAGAGAAGGGAGAATTATTACATTTCAGCACCTTGGggaaaaatggttttttaaaaatatattttagatcattaaaaaatatatacacctaCCATTGGTAaataactgcttttaaaaaatacgttTGTATGTAAAAACCAGTGAAGTCACATTAATGTTTCTGAAGAATGTCACTTTGAAATGCCCCAAACTTAGtgtaaaaatgtacaaatgaccaatactttgggaaaataaattaacttCTAAAAAACACCAAAGGTCAGCATTAATTCAGTTGTCTACATATGCTGCAAACAACTGAAAAAGCTGTTAAGACTCCCTGAGAAAGCACTGCCTCCAGCTACGGCCCGGACGGTCCTTGGCGTGGCTGCGCACCCTCAGCTCAGATCCAGGGCCATCACAGCCGTAGCCTTTACCTCGTTTCTTCTTTCTTATGCTCCATCTCTGCTTCTAGCTGCTGCTTGCGAAGctgagtctccttctccctccgcagTCGTTTCTCCAACAAAGCTGCCCGTTTCATTGCCAtatcattttctgctttttgatCATCCTAAGCATGGATTTCATTGAAAAACAGGAAACGTTATACCACAGATATGCTCATTTTCAATTGTGgtcacatttataaataaaaatatgaactatCTAGTTATCCTTATTCCAACTCCACCATATGAGGACACATTCCAgaaattaggaaggaagaaatgaattaaaGCGCTAACAGTTCTATCAACTACCAAAGGACACTTAAACTTACTTAATTACGTTTTCCAAACCTAGGAAGTTTGCAAAGAACTgtaaaaaaggggggaaaaataaaaaagagagagagagagagaggtttttttGGACCTAATAAATAACTTAGAAGTAGAGAGTTTcccctccatttaaaaaattgcattaaaaccggggcacctagctggctcagtcagaagagcatgtgactcctaatcttagggtcatgagtttgagccccacattgtgtgtggagattacttaaaaataaaatattttttaaaaattgcattaaaattatatttaaaatacatgctcAATAAGCTCAAGTAAAAGTACCAAAAAATTAGCTATATGGTAGGTCACATGAATGAAATCCCTGTTGCCTGGACAGAATGGACATGAAGGTACAGATGTGCTGCCTATTTTATACTGAAGGATCCtcttccctctgttttcttctctctccaagTAACAGAGGTAGCCAAGGTCTCTCAAATTAGTAAACTGTATCTGTTCAAGTCGATAAGAGCATTCTATTAAAAATTAGTCATCTTACATGGTTAAGAagcaaaatattcaaatttctaaacttttttttaaaaaggggttaAAAGGCAATCACTCTGGATGTttctaacatattttaaagttgatCTCAATTATAAAATGACCATAAGTAAAACTAGTGATTGTAATCACTCCAATATTCTTGGGTTCTTATTCCTACTGCTGTTtcaatttaaaatcttaaattataaaCTGATCCTGTTGAGTGTTGTCTTTTTCCTCTGTATTCTGCATTGTGGAGCTATATACAGGATCAGAGATAATCTTACTGTAGTTcctcataattaaaaaaagaaacaaatctgtgtttctgatacttaaaaaaaaagatatagtctTTCCTATAGGTAATTTGAAAAATATGGGAAAacataaagatgaagaaaatggatcagtaggagaaaatttttattattttttattattattttttaaagattttatttacttattcatgagagacacagagagagagagagagaagcagagacagaggcagagggagaagcaggatccatgcagggagctcgacgtgggacttgatcccgggaccatgggatcacgacttgagctgaaagcagatgctcaactgctgagccacccaggcatcccaggagaaaaattttaaaatgttattaggcttttcttgtttttctaatacCTAGGATAAATTTTAGTATCTTCACCATCAAGAGGTGATACCGTTCGTTATTTGTGCTAGCTGGCTGCAGTACATTACATCCAATATCAATACTGAAATAGGAGTCATATGCTAGGACCTTTATCGAATGCTTTTAAAAGAGCTATTTCAATAACTGTTCCAactatatttgtcatttttacatAGTACACCTTGCAAGACTGTATCCagtcaattttcaaaaaaagattaagaaacaaaacatataaagatgttgaaaattaaaaaaagaaacatacttaGACACAATGCCAAATTATGTGTTCTTTACAAACTGATAATCGAGTAACTCTTTGAAGAGATCCAAATAGCTTCACATTCTTTAAAAGGCTTTTGTGAAAGCGAGCGAGAGGCAGAGGAGCAAAACCACCATATGTAAACCTGTACTGTGATGTTGGTGAAAGGAAGACTGTTCACTGTGCTTGGTTGTTACTACAGTCCACCAAGGGGGCTCCAAAATGTAGTTCGGGGTTAGTGGGAAGCCTCTAGCAGAAGGGACTACTACTGAGACAGGCAAGCATGCCAACTACAGCCACACCCATCAAAGGATGATACCTGAAACGATGAAGATTAGTATTACCTTAAAAAAGAACCCACAGCATACTTTCTGGTCATCATCAAATTGTTCTTTATCACTTTCTCCATCATATTTTTCAACAGATACATCAACCTTTTCAGGAGGTTTCAGATCAGAGAGGGAAACTTCAATCAGATTAACATTTTTAGGAGCAGCAGGTGGGATAACAGGTTTAGGAGGCGGCTCTGTGGGCTGGTTCAGCTGGTCCTCATTTGGAGTCAGACACACAGTCTCCGTGATAGGCTGCGACAGGACTTCGGAAACTGTTGACTCAAGAGGCTTGATCTCCTTTTCTTCCGGTTTATGTACATACTGTCCTGTGGGCCCTTTGGATTCCAGTTCCTCctttttaacttcttccttagGTTTGGATTCCTTTAATTGAGGCTCTCCATCATCCCCAAAACATACAAATGACCTAGTCTGAATAGGAACTTGACTTGGTGAAAACCTCCGTAACCGAGGAAGACTATCCACAGACCGAGGGGGCGTCAGTGTTCGATTCAGAGGCGttatttttagttcatttggCCTAGGAGTCCTttgatttttaacagaaaaagatGTGCTCTTCCTGTTGGAAGACTGTGGAGATGGATGGGTAGGACGGGGGGCGTCTGACGAGAAGGATGCAATGGCTGACGACAGGCCTGCCTGCCTGGAAGGTTTAAAATCTCGGATCTGTTTTTGCGGAGAGGGCTGAGGAGGGGAAATCACCCATGACTGTTGTTCCCTCATCTGCATTAACATCTCCTGCTGCAGTGACAAGCGCTGCATTTCTTGTTGTAGAAAATGCAGAGATGAATTTAGCTTTTCAATGGACTTTGTATATTCCAAGATCTCTCCCTCATTTAAAGTCTCCTCTGAGGGGCTTGCCAGGTTCCACTGCTTCTCTGGATCAACGGGTGTGGTTGGAGACTTCAGCCATTTGGCTTGAGGGGTCTCCATACTTTCCTTTAGATCTGCCAGGGACTTACTCCTCTGTCCATTAGCCTTTTGtgaatccttttcttttgctctaTCAGTATACACTTTCTCATCTTCCGCACCGGCTGCTTCCTCTCGAAGCGGGGAAATGCCGTCCCCTCTCTTTTTCACGACAGTAAGAAATGCTGTCCTTCCCATCTTCTGCCTCTGCTTAGTGAACGCGGCCTCCATCTTCTTCTTCTGGGCTTCGATAGCACGCCGCTTTTCTTCCAGTTTCATCCTAAGATGCACCATTTCAGAGGCCAAGAGCTGGGTAGTGTCCCGGCCTTGGGGAAGGCCTGCTTCTTCTGGAATTTGTCCCCAAGCAACCACATGAGGAATGTTAAGTTCAGAGCCCTCTGGTGTAGTTTTCTGAGAACTGCTCCCGCTACTTTTCCCATCAGTATGATTCAGTTTCCTGAATTTCTGTTCAGCAAAACTGGTCATTTTAACTCCAGAACTAGAGGAAGCACTGCTA carries:
- the CAMSAP2 gene encoding calmodulin-regulated spectrin-associated protein 2 isoform X2, with product MGDAADPREPKRTFIVPAIKPFDHYDFSRAKVACNLAWLVAKAFGTENVPEELREPFYTDQYDQEHIKPPVVNLLLSAELYCRAGSLILKSDAAKPLLGHDAVIQALAQKGLYVTDQEKLVTERDLHKKPIQMSAHLAMIDTLMMAYTVEMVSIEKVIACAQQYSAFFQATDLPYDIEDAVMYWINKVNEHLKDIMEQEQKLKEHHTVEAPGGQKSPSKWFWKLVPARYRKEQTLLKQLPCIPLVENLLKDGTDGCALAALIHFYCPGVVRLEDICLKETMSLADSLYNLQLIQEFCQEYLNQCCHFTLEDMLYAASSIKSNYLVFMAELFWWFEVVKPSFVQPRVVRPQGAEPVNDMPSIPVLNAAKTDILDSSCSSDFTASGEGAAFTQSHHHLPSRHSRPQAHSSASGGIRRSSSMSYVDGFIGTWPKEKRSSVHGVSFDISFDKENTVHRSTPNRGITRSISNEGLTLNNNRVSKNTRKNLSFKPVNGEDEAESIEEELNIDSHSDLKSYMPLNTNELNSNENIHYKLPNGALQNRVLLDEFGNQIETPSIEEALQIIHDTEKSPHTSQSDHIANGFFLHNQEMSILNSNIKLNQSSPDTITDTKGALSPITDNTEVDTGIHVPSEDIPETMDEDSSLRDYTVSLDSDMDDASKFLQDYDMRTNNTREALSPCPSTVSTKSQPGSSASSSSGVKMTSFAEQKFRKLNHTDGKSSGSSSQKTTPEGSELNIPHVVAWGQIPEEAGLPQGRDTTQLLASEMVHLRMKLEEKRRAIEAQKKKMEAAFTKQRQKMGRTAFLTVVKKRGDGISPLREEAAGAEDEKVYTDRAKEKDSQKANGQRSKSLADLKESMETPQAKWLKSPTTPVDPEKQWNLASPSEETLNEGEILEYTKSIEKLNSSLHFLQQEMQRLSLQQEMLMQMREQQSWVISPPQPSPQKQIRDFKPSRQAGLSSAIASFSSDAPRPTHPSPQSSNRKSTSFSVKNQRTPRPNELKITPLNRTLTPPRSVDSLPRLRRFSPSQVPIQTRSFVCFGDDGEPQLKESKPKEEVKKEELESKGPTGQYVHKPEEKEIKPLESTVSEVLSQPITETVCLTPNEDQLNQPTEPPPKPVIPPAAPKNVNLIEVSLSDLKPPEKVDVSVEKYDGESDKEQFDDDQKVCCGFFFKDDQKAENDMAMKRAALLEKRLRREKETQLRKQQLEAEMEHKKEETRRKTEEERQKKEDERARREFIRQEYMRRKQLKLMEDMDTVIKPRPQIAKQKKQRPKSIHRDHIESPKTPIKGPPVSSLSLASLNTGDNESVHSGKRTPRSESVEGFLSPSRCGSRNGEKDWENASTTSSVASGTEYTGPKLYKEPSAKSNKHIIQNALAHCCLAGKVNEGQKKKILEEMEKSDANNFLILFRDSGCQFRSLYTYCPETEEINKLTGIGPKSITKKMIEGLYKYNSDRKQFSHIPAKTLSASVDAITIHSHLWQTKRPVTPKKLLPNKA
- the CAMSAP2 gene encoding calmodulin-regulated spectrin-associated protein 2 isoform X3; the protein is MGDAADPREPKRTFIVPAIKPFDHYDFSRAKVACNLAWLVAKAFGTENVPEELREPFYTDQYDQEHIKPPVVNLLLSAELYCRAGSLILKSDAAKPLLGHDAVIQALAQKGLYVTDQEKLVTERDLHKKPIQMSAHLAMIDTLMMAYTVEMVSIEKVIACAQQYSAFFQATDLPYDIEDAVMYWINKVNEHLKDIMEQEQKLKEHHTVEAPGGQKARYRKEQTLLKQLPCIPLVENLLKDGTDGCALAALIHFYCPGVVRLEDICLKETMSLADSLYNLQLIQEFCQEYLNQCCHFTLEDMLYAASSIKSNYLVFMAELFWWFEVVKPSFVQPRVVRPQGAEPVNDMPSIPVLNAAKTDILDSSCSSDFTASGEGAAFTQSHHHLPSRHSRPQAHSSASGGIRRSSSMSYVDGFIGTWPKEKRSSVHGVSFDISFDKENTVHRSTPNRGITRSISNEGLTLNNNRVSKNTRKNLSFKPVNGEDEAESIEEELNIDSHSDLKSYMPLNTNELNSNENIHYKLPNGALQNRVLLDEFGNQIETPSIEEALQIIHDTEKSPHTSQSDHIANGFFLHNQEMSILNSNIKLNQSSPDTITDTKGALSPITDNTEVDTGIHVPSEDIPETMDEDSSLRDYTVSLDSDMDDASKFLQDYDMRTNNTREALSPCPSTVSTKSQPGSSASSSSGVKMTSFAEQKFRKLNHTDGKSSGSSSQKTTPEGSELNIPHVVAWGQIPEEAGLPQGRDTTQLLASEMVHLRMKLEEKRRAIEAQKKKMEAAFTKQRQKMGRTAFLTVVKKRGDGISPLREEAAGAEDEKVYTDRAKEKDSQKANGQRSKSLADLKESMETPQAKWLKSPTTPVDPEKQWNLASPSEETLNEGEILEYTKSIEKLNSSLHFLQQEMQRLSLQQEMLMQMREQQSWVISPPQPSPQKQIRDFKPSRQAGLSSAIASFSSDAPRPTHPSPQSSNRKSTSFSVKNQRTPRPNELKITPLNRTLTPPRSVDSLPRLRRFSPSQVPIQTRSFVCFGDDGEPQLKESKPKEEVKKEELESKGPTGQYVHKPEEKEIKPLESTVSEVLSQPITETVCLTPNEDQLNQPTEPPPKPVIPPAAPKNVNLIEVSLSDLKPPEKVDVSVEKYDGESDKEQFDDDQKVCCGFFFKDDQKAENDMAMKRAALLEKRLRREKETQLRKQQLEAEMEHKKEETRRKTEEERQKKEDERARREFIRQEYMRRKQLKLMEDMDTVIKPRPQIAKQKKQRPKSIHRDHIESPKTPIKGPPGSRIYRVFSVSSLSLASLNTGDNESVHSGKRTPRSESVEGFLSPSRCGSRNGEKDWENASTTSSVASGTEYTGPKLYKEPSAKSNKHIIQNALAHCCLAGKVNEGQKKKILEEMEKSDANNFLILFRDSGCQFRSLYTYCPETEEINKLTGIGPKSITKKMIEGLYKYNSDRKQFSHIPAKTLSASVDAITIHSHLWQTKRPVTPKKLLPNKA
- the CAMSAP2 gene encoding calmodulin-regulated spectrin-associated protein 2 isoform X1, with the protein product MGDAADPREPKRTFIVPAIKPFDHYDFSRAKVACNLAWLVAKAFGTENVPEELREPFYTDQYDQEHIKPPVVNLLLSAELYCRAGSLILKSDAAKPLLGHDAVIQALAQKGLYVTDQEKLVTERDLHKKPIQMSAHLAMIDTLMMAYTVEMVSIEKVIACAQQYSAFFQATDLPYDIEDAVMYWINKVNEHLKDIMEQEQKLKEHHTVEAPGGQKSPSKWFWKLVPARYRKEQTLLKQLPCIPLVENLLKDGTDGCALAALIHFYCPGVVRLEDICLKETMSLADSLYNLQLIQEFCQEYLNQCCHFTLEDMLYAASSIKSNYLVFMAELFWWFEVVKPSFVQPRVVRPQGAEPVNDMPSIPVLNAAKTDILDSSCSSDFTASGEGAAFTQSHHHLPSRHSRPQAHSSASGGIRRSSSMSYVDGFIGTWPKEKRSSVHGVSFDISFDKENTVHRSTPNRGITRSISNEGLTLNNNRVSKNTRKNLSFKPVNGEDEAESIEEELNIDSHSDLKSYMPLNTNELNSNENIHYKLPNGALQNRVLLDEFGNQIETPSIEEALQIIHDTEKSPHTSQSDHIANGFFLHNQEMSILNSNIKLNQSSPDTITDTKGALSPITDNTEVDTGIHVPSEDIPETMDEDSSLRDYTVSLDSDMDDASKFLQDYDMRTNNTREALSPCPSTVSTKSQPGSSASSSSGVKMTSFAEQKFRKLNHTDGKSSGSSSQKTTPEGSELNIPHVVAWGQIPEEAGLPQGRDTTQLLASEMVHLRMKLEEKRRAIEAQKKKMEAAFTKQRQKMGRTAFLTVVKKRGDGISPLREEAAGAEDEKVYTDRAKEKDSQKANGQRSKSLADLKESMETPQAKWLKSPTTPVDPEKQWNLASPSEETLNEGEILEYTKSIEKLNSSLHFLQQEMQRLSLQQEMLMQMREQQSWVISPPQPSPQKQIRDFKPSRQAGLSSAIASFSSDAPRPTHPSPQSSNRKSTSFSVKNQRTPRPNELKITPLNRTLTPPRSVDSLPRLRRFSPSQVPIQTRSFVCFGDDGEPQLKESKPKEEVKKEELESKGPTGQYVHKPEEKEIKPLESTVSEVLSQPITETVCLTPNEDQLNQPTEPPPKPVIPPAAPKNVNLIEVSLSDLKPPEKVDVSVEKYDGESDKEQFDDDQKVCCGFFFKDDQKAENDMAMKRAALLEKRLRREKETQLRKQQLEAEMEHKKEETRRKTEEERQKKEDERARREFIRQEYMRRKQLKLMEDMDTVIKPRPQIAKQKKQRPKSIHRDHIESPKTPIKGPPGSRIYRVFSVSSLSLASLNTGDNESVHSGKRTPRSESVEGFLSPSRCGSRNGEKDWENASTTSSVASGTEYTGPKLYKEPSAKSNKHIIQNALAHCCLAGKVNEGQKKKILEEMEKSDANNFLILFRDSGCQFRSLYTYCPETEEINKLTGIGPKSITKKMIEGLYKYNSDRKQFSHIPAKTLSASVDAITIHSHLWQTKRPVTPKKLLPNKA